From a single Streptomyces misionensis genomic region:
- a CDS encoding rod shape-determining protein yields the protein MTVSLEQLRRCHFAVDLGAARTRVYVKGAGLVVDQPSVAAVNIRSGSLIAVGDFAEQMTGRTPHYIRVVRPISGGTVVDIEMAQRMLRHLIGDKMRRALRRKARLRAAACTPHDADPLAQRATVETLVGLGARRVELVDTLIAAAVGCGLPVERPEATMIMVCGAAATQVAVLSLGSIVTAERIPVGGEAVDQAIVQHLRHAHQLVLPSQSVRPLQLALSENGLTPQGPAQTEINGRDVATGLARNVRVDTAAVRNAIQTPLTAVLDGIGKVLRECPPDLVADLADRGIIMVGGSALLPGFDQMVREATRMPVFIAERPDLCAARGLGEMLEGRIEPLVLDPLAA from the coding sequence GTGACCGTCAGCCTGGAGCAGTTGCGCCGCTGCCACTTCGCCGTCGACCTGGGCGCGGCCCGCACCCGGGTGTATGTGAAGGGCGCCGGACTCGTCGTGGACCAGCCCTCGGTCGCGGCCGTGAACATCCGTTCCGGCTCGCTGATCGCGGTGGGCGATTTCGCGGAGCAGATGACCGGGCGGACGCCGCACTACATCAGGGTCGTACGGCCGATCTCCGGCGGCACGGTGGTCGACATCGAGATGGCCCAGCGCATGCTGCGGCATCTGATCGGCGACAAGATGCGCCGCGCGCTGCGCCGCAAGGCCCGGCTGCGGGCCGCCGCCTGCACCCCGCACGACGCGGATCCGCTGGCCCAGCGGGCGACGGTGGAGACGCTGGTCGGGCTCGGTGCGCGCCGGGTGGAGCTGGTGGACACGCTGATCGCGGCGGCCGTGGGCTGCGGGCTGCCGGTGGAGCGGCCCGAGGCCACCATGATCATGGTGTGCGGGGCGGCGGCCACCCAGGTCGCGGTGCTGTCGCTGGGCTCGATCGTCACCGCCGAGCGGATTCCGGTGGGCGGGGAGGCGGTGGACCAGGCGATCGTGCAGCACCTGCGGCACGCGCACCAGCTGGTGCTGCCCAGCCAGTCGGTACGGCCGCTCCAGCTGGCCCTGTCCGAGAACGGGCTCACCCCGCAGGGCCCGGCCCAGACCGAGATCAACGGGCGGGACGTGGCCACGGGACTCGCCCGGAACGTGCGGGTCGACACCGCGGCCGTGCGCAACGCGATCCAGACCCCGCTGACGGCCGTCCTGGACGGCATCGGCAAGGTGCTGCGCGAGTGCCCGCCGGACCTGGTGGCCGATCTCGCCGACCGCGGGATCATCATGGTCGGCGGTTCGGCGCTGCTGCCCGGCTTCGACCAGATGGTGCGCGAGGCCACCCGGATGCCGGTGTTCATCGCCGAGCGCCCGGACCTGTGTGCCGCCCGGGGGCTGGGCGAGATGCTGGAGGGCCGGATCGAGCCGCTGGTCCTGGACCCGCTGGCCGCCTGA
- a CDS encoding MurR/RpiR family transcriptional regulator — protein sequence MEQNSATGGTAGTGSLPARVRARLPELRETEARVARVVLDQGAALVHLSVSDVAALAGTASSTVVRTCQRLGFRGFQELKIEAARHTAPPPPPPVDEPAAHALAATLHASRDALDGVAATLDTAALAAAAEALHTASRVVVVAAGLSGAVALDAAYRLRALGCVVDAPPDPLTAQLAAAQLPPDGVLFAISHTGATRTMVDAARRARQAGATVVTVTSYARSPLSETSGHVLVAGGQDLVFGLETSASRIAHLAAVDALTHLLMGLRPETARHHLDLSADITADHAY from the coding sequence ATGGAACAGAATTCCGCCACCGGGGGAACCGCCGGTACGGGCTCCCTCCCCGCACGGGTGCGGGCCCGGCTGCCGGAGCTGCGCGAGACCGAGGCCCGTGTGGCGCGGGTGGTGCTCGACCAGGGCGCGGCCCTGGTCCACCTCAGCGTCAGCGACGTCGCCGCGCTGGCCGGCACCGCGTCCTCCACGGTCGTGCGCACCTGCCAGCGGCTCGGCTTCCGGGGCTTCCAGGAACTGAAGATCGAGGCCGCCCGGCACACCGCGCCACCGCCACCGCCACCGGTCGACGAGCCCGCCGCGCACGCCCTCGCCGCCACCCTGCACGCCTCCCGCGACGCCCTGGACGGCGTCGCCGCCACCCTCGACACCGCCGCCCTCGCCGCCGCGGCCGAGGCCCTGCACACCGCGTCCCGCGTGGTCGTCGTGGCCGCCGGGCTGTCCGGCGCGGTCGCCCTGGACGCCGCCTACCGGCTGCGCGCCCTCGGCTGCGTCGTCGACGCGCCGCCCGACCCGCTGACCGCCCAGCTCGCCGCCGCGCAACTGCCGCCGGACGGGGTGCTGTTCGCCATCAGCCACACCGGGGCCACCCGTACCATGGTCGACGCCGCCCGCCGCGCCCGGCAGGCAGGCGCCACCGTCGTCACCGTCACCAGCTACGCCCGCTCACCGCTGAGCGAGACCAGCGGCCATGTCCTGGTGGCCGGCGGGCAGGACCTCGTCTTCGGCCTGGAGACCTCCGCCAGCCGGATCGCCCATCTCGCCGCGGTGGACGCCCTCACCCACCTCCTGATGGGGCTGCGCCCCGAAACCGCCCGCCACCACCTCGACCTGTCCGCCGACATCACGGCCGACCACGCCTACTGA
- a CDS encoding EamA family transporter produces the protein MPATLSAGVLAAVLTAAVLHAVWNSIAHRIPDKLIGFTLISLACTGCATVLVCCTPLPPAGAWPFLAASAALQVASQLFLLRAYELGDFGQMYPLARGVAPLLVAIASVTLLGGTLSPVQATGVLLVSGGLAALALASGRIGRAQLPALGAALGSGTIIASYTLVDSVGVRHSSDVLAYTAWLFLLQGPVIPLIALARRRGRLLAQLRPVAGTGLAGGVLSMTAYGLVVWAQAHGQVAAVAALRETGILVAAVIATLVFREPFGRLRLVAGAVVLTGIGLMH, from the coding sequence ATGCCGGCCACCCTGTCCGCCGGAGTGCTCGCCGCCGTCCTCACGGCCGCGGTGCTGCACGCCGTCTGGAACTCGATAGCCCACCGGATACCCGACAAGCTGATCGGCTTCACCCTGATCAGCCTCGCGTGCACCGGCTGCGCGACCGTCCTGGTCTGCTGCACACCACTGCCCCCGGCGGGGGCCTGGCCGTTCCTGGCCGCCTCTGCCGCACTCCAGGTCGCCTCGCAGCTGTTCCTGCTGCGCGCCTACGAACTGGGCGACTTCGGACAGATGTACCCGCTGGCACGCGGGGTCGCCCCGCTCCTGGTGGCCATCGCCTCGGTCACCCTCCTCGGCGGGACGCTGAGCCCCGTCCAGGCGACGGGCGTGCTGCTGGTCTCCGGGGGCCTGGCCGCCCTCGCGCTGGCCTCGGGCCGGATCGGCCGCGCCCAGCTGCCGGCCCTCGGCGCGGCACTCGGCTCGGGCACGATCATCGCCTCGTACACCCTGGTCGACAGCGTGGGCGTACGGCACTCCTCCGACGTGCTCGCCTACACCGCCTGGCTGTTCCTGCTCCAGGGCCCGGTCATACCGCTGATCGCGCTGGCCCGGCGCCGCGGGCGGCTGCTCGCCCAGCTCCGCCCCGTCGCCGGCACCGGGCTGGCCGGCGGGGTGCTGTCCATGACGGCGTACGGCCTGGTCGTCTGGGCACAGGCCCACGGCCAGGTCGCCGCGGTCGCCGCCCTGCGCGAGACCGGCATCCTCGTCGCCGCGGTCATCGCCACCCTCGTGTTCCGCGAACCCTTCGGCCGACTGCGGCTGGTGGCGGGAGCGGTGGTGCTGACCGGGATCGGTCTGATGCACTGA
- a CDS encoding GNAT family N-acetyltransferase, which produces MRNSTRIRLIEPTDAAPIAAHRVRDFEAFRPWEPDQPAEFFTPEGQAERIDRLLAGYRAGTVWPGVVLAGNQVIGQVTVGGILPQPHLRRGSVGYWIAGVAQNQGHAGRAVGLVLRVMTDELGLHRAEASTNLENLPSQRVLRRNGFSPYGVAHSSIFLDGNWRDALLWERVLGD; this is translated from the coding sequence ATGCGCAACAGCACCAGGATCCGCCTGATAGAGCCCACCGATGCTGCCCCGATCGCCGCGCACCGGGTGCGGGACTTCGAGGCTTTCCGGCCGTGGGAACCGGACCAGCCAGCCGAGTTCTTCACCCCGGAGGGCCAGGCGGAGCGGATCGACAGGCTGCTGGCCGGATACCGGGCCGGCACGGTCTGGCCGGGCGTGGTACTCGCCGGCAACCAGGTGATCGGGCAGGTCACCGTCGGCGGCATCCTGCCGCAGCCGCACCTGCGCCGCGGCTCAGTCGGATACTGGATCGCCGGCGTCGCCCAGAATCAAGGGCACGCCGGGCGCGCCGTCGGGCTCGTACTCCGGGTGATGACGGACGAACTCGGGCTGCATCGCGCCGAGGCGTCCACCAATCTCGAGAACCTGCCGTCGCAACGGGTGCTGCGCCGCAACGGGTTCAGCCCGTACGGCGTCGCGCACTCCTCGATCTTTCTCGACGGGAACTGGCGGGACGCGCTGCTGTGGGAGCGCGTCCTGGGCGACTGA
- a CDS encoding anti-sigma factor RsbA family regulatory protein encodes MPPGKRGVPVHAAAEPFVHPALFYGDPHAYLAGTVPFVRAGLAAGEPVAVAVPGERLRLIRDALGADGEGVRFLDMREVGRNPGRIIPGVLRAFADAQPPGRRARIIGEPVWAGRGPAEYPACVQHEALINAAFQGREVTILCPYDTAGLDARALADAWATHPVVVEGGEERPSAVYDPEGVVARCNVPLPPAPPPGPGVLRVAFDEDRLPAARHLATGHGGGLGLTGEALENLALVTAELTTNSVLHGGGSGTLTVWAEDGLVLCEVRDRGRLTDPLAGRRPAGRDQRGGRGLLLVNLVSDLVRVHTGPDGTTVRCYLGG; translated from the coding sequence ATGCCCCCCGGGAAGCGAGGTGTCCCCGTGCACGCAGCGGCCGAGCCGTTCGTCCATCCCGCGCTGTTCTACGGCGACCCGCACGCCTACCTGGCCGGTACGGTCCCCTTCGTGCGCGCCGGGCTGGCCGCGGGCGAGCCGGTCGCCGTCGCCGTGCCGGGGGAGCGGCTGCGGCTGATCCGGGACGCGCTGGGGGCGGACGGCGAGGGGGTGCGGTTCCTGGACATGCGGGAGGTGGGCCGCAACCCCGGCCGGATCATCCCCGGGGTGCTGCGCGCCTTCGCGGACGCCCAGCCGCCCGGGCGGCGCGCCCGGATCATCGGCGAGCCCGTCTGGGCGGGGCGCGGCCCGGCCGAGTACCCGGCCTGCGTCCAGCACGAGGCGCTGATCAACGCGGCGTTCCAGGGGCGCGAGGTCACCATCCTGTGCCCGTACGACACCGCCGGACTGGACGCGCGGGCCCTGGCCGACGCCTGGGCCACCCATCCGGTCGTCGTCGAGGGCGGCGAGGAGCGGCCCAGCGCGGTCTACGACCCGGAGGGCGTCGTGGCCCGCTGCAACGTGCCGCTGCCGCCCGCCCCGCCTCCCGGCCCCGGGGTGCTCCGCGTCGCCTTCGACGAGGACCGGCTGCCCGCCGCCCGGCACCTGGCCACGGGCCACGGCGGCGGGCTGGGGCTGACCGGTGAGGCGCTGGAGAACCTGGCGCTGGTCACCGCCGAGCTGACCACCAACAGCGTGCTGCACGGCGGCGGTTCGGGCACGCTGACCGTGTGGGCCGAGGACGGCCTGGTGCTGTGCGAGGTCCGCGACCGGGGCCGGCTCACCGACCCGCTGGCCGGCCGCCGCCCCGCCGGCCGCGACCAGCGCGGCGGCCGCGGGCTGCTGCTGGTCAACCTGGTGTCGGACCTGGTGCGCGTGCACACCGGCCCGGACGGCACGACCGTCCGCTGCTACCTCGGCGGTTAG
- a CDS encoding ANTAR domain-containing protein, translated as MTSAGPAAHGLLLNALAIDGRTEGRRALLAAHGELVHGAPDTVAETLAALPSGITEVELDLAGVTFMDTTGLALLDLLTEYGVRQGVRVTTCRWRGQPRRVLELIGLDTTDPLRTGPPPGSPERTVSAVARERAEQLAVLRAEIAQLRHALDSRPVIDQARGVLMAAHGCTPDTAWDILRETSQRTNTKLRHIAAAVIASAAPDGPPPPDPLRAALRAAAARHASRARV; from the coding sequence ATGACCTCAGCGGGACCAGCAGCCCACGGCCTGCTGCTGAACGCCCTGGCGATCGACGGCCGTACCGAGGGCCGCCGGGCGCTCCTCGCGGCGCACGGCGAACTGGTCCACGGGGCCCCGGACACCGTCGCCGAGACCCTCGCCGCGCTGCCGTCGGGCATCACCGAGGTGGAGCTGGACCTGGCCGGGGTGACCTTCATGGACACCACCGGGCTCGCCCTGCTGGACCTGCTGACCGAGTACGGCGTCCGGCAGGGCGTACGGGTCACCACGTGCCGCTGGCGGGGCCAGCCGCGCCGGGTCCTGGAGCTGATCGGCCTGGACACCACCGACCCGCTGCGCACCGGCCCGCCCCCGGGCTCCCCCGAGCGCACGGTCTCCGCGGTGGCCCGGGAACGCGCCGAGCAGCTGGCCGTGCTGCGCGCGGAGATCGCCCAGCTGCGTCACGCCCTGGACTCCCGCCCGGTGATCGACCAGGCCCGCGGCGTCCTGATGGCCGCCCACGGCTGCACCCCGGACACGGCCTGGGACATCCTGCGCGAGACCTCGCAGCGCACCAACACCAAGCTGCGCCACATCGCCGCCGCGGTCATCGCCAGCGCGGCGCCCGACGGCCCGCCCCCGCCGGACCCCTTGCGGGCGGCCCTGCGCGCGGCGGCGGCCCGCCATGCCTCCCGGGCGCGCGTGTGA
- a CDS encoding fatty acid desaturase family protein, producing MTISTQEPVAAGTSAAVGSDFARLSRRITEAGLLERRPGYYTLRLGVVIGLLAAGWGAFLALGDTWWQLLVAAFLALAFGQVALVAHDLAHRQVFRRRRPSEVWGRLFGNLGIGMSYGWWMNKHTRHHANPNHEDLDPDVAPDILVWSTDQARASSGAARLIGGHQAYLFFPLLTLEGFNLHVASVRALRSPSMKSRLLEGSLLFLHLAAYLSALFVVLPPGKAVAFLAVHQCLFGVYLGCTFAPNHKGMPTFSGDERPDFLRRQVLTSRNVRGGRLTDVLLGGLNYQIEHHLFPSMPTPHLRRARPVVRRYCAEIGVPYHETGLLRSYREALAHLHRVGEPIRRRRGAARGSQA from the coding sequence ATGACGATTTCCACACAGGAACCCGTGGCCGCGGGAACATCCGCCGCCGTCGGCAGCGACTTCGCCCGCCTCTCCCGGCGCATCACCGAGGCGGGTCTGCTGGAGCGGCGCCCCGGTTACTACACGCTGCGCCTCGGTGTGGTGATCGGGCTGCTGGCGGCGGGCTGGGGGGCCTTCCTCGCGCTCGGCGACACCTGGTGGCAGCTCCTGGTCGCCGCCTTCCTGGCGCTGGCCTTCGGTCAAGTGGCCCTGGTCGCCCACGACCTGGCCCACCGGCAGGTCTTCCGGCGGCGCCGGCCGAGCGAGGTCTGGGGCCGGCTCTTCGGCAACCTCGGCATCGGCATGAGCTACGGCTGGTGGATGAACAAGCACACCCGCCACCACGCCAACCCCAACCACGAGGACCTCGACCCCGACGTCGCCCCGGACATCCTGGTGTGGTCCACCGACCAGGCCCGTGCCAGCAGCGGCGCGGCCCGCCTCATCGGCGGCCACCAGGCGTACCTCTTCTTCCCGCTGCTGACCCTGGAGGGCTTCAACCTGCACGTCGCGAGCGTGCGGGCCCTGCGTTCGCCGTCGATGAAGAGCCGGCTGCTGGAGGGCTCCCTGCTCTTCCTGCACCTGGCGGCCTACCTGTCCGCGCTGTTCGTGGTGCTCCCGCCGGGCAAGGCGGTGGCGTTCCTCGCCGTGCACCAGTGCCTGTTCGGCGTCTACCTCGGCTGCACCTTCGCGCCGAACCACAAGGGCATGCCGACCTTCAGCGGCGACGAACGGCCCGACTTCCTGCGCCGCCAGGTGCTCACCTCCCGCAACGTGCGCGGTGGACGGCTCACCGACGTGCTGCTCGGCGGGCTCAACTACCAGATAGAGCACCACCTGTTCCCGAGCATGCCCACCCCGCACCTGCGGCGCGCCCGGCCCGTGGTGCGCCGGTACTGCGCCGAGATCGGCGTGCCCTACCACGAGACCGGACTGCTCCGCTCCTACCGCGAGGCGCTCGCCCATCTGCACCGGGTGGGGGAACCGATCAGGCGGCGACGCGGGGCGGCGAGGGGAAGCCAGGCGTAA
- a CDS encoding FGGY family carbohydrate kinase, with product MGIVAGLDSSPDFTRIVVCDTDTGAVLRQGYAPHPVEPPEGTRPSDVDPQAWLLSLGEAAGGGLLEGVQAIGVSAQQNALVPLDAQGNTVRPAMTGGDRRAQVAAADLVDALGGREAWAHAVGCVPQSAHPVTKLRWLAKNEPENARRVAVLLQAHDWLVWQLLGRPVRRTTDRGGASGTGYWSAATGVYRSDLVELALGHQAMLPEVIGPAEAAGTTPEGLLISAGTGETMAAAFGLGIGLGDAVVSLGASGSVMAVHPEALADQSGMITSLADATGMHLPVVTTLNAVRTLRGTAELLGLPDLEALSELAMKSTPGAHGLVLLPYLEGERTPNLPHTAGTLAGLRRESMKPEHLARAAFEGMLCGLADALDVLRGRGVEVRRIFLLGPAAELPAVQAAAPSLFGAQVVVPQPADYTAIGAARQAAWALGVSQGTLDPRTPPAWQGAAAQVLEPGEELAVGQAVRQQFTAVREQTHPGAFQ from the coding sequence ATGGGGATAGTCGCCGGTTTGGACAGCTCACCTGATTTCACCCGCATCGTGGTCTGCGACACAGACACCGGTGCCGTACTCAGGCAGGGGTACGCCCCCCATCCCGTCGAGCCGCCGGAAGGCACCCGCCCCAGCGACGTCGACCCCCAGGCCTGGCTCCTCTCCCTCGGTGAAGCCGCGGGCGGCGGACTGCTGGAGGGGGTCCAGGCCATCGGTGTCTCCGCGCAGCAGAACGCGCTGGTCCCGCTGGACGCCCAGGGCAACACCGTGCGCCCGGCGATGACCGGCGGGGACCGGCGCGCACAGGTCGCCGCGGCCGACCTGGTGGACGCGCTCGGCGGCCGGGAGGCCTGGGCGCACGCCGTCGGCTGTGTGCCGCAGTCCGCGCACCCCGTCACCAAGCTGCGCTGGCTGGCCAAGAACGAGCCGGAGAACGCGCGGCGCGTCGCCGTGCTGCTCCAGGCCCACGACTGGCTGGTGTGGCAGCTGCTCGGGCGCCCGGTGCGCCGTACCACCGACCGCGGCGGGGCCTCCGGCACCGGTTACTGGTCCGCGGCCACCGGTGTCTACCGCTCCGACCTGGTCGAGCTGGCGCTCGGCCACCAGGCGATGCTGCCGGAGGTGATCGGCCCGGCGGAGGCGGCCGGCACCACCCCGGAGGGGCTGCTGATCTCGGCCGGCACCGGGGAGACCATGGCCGCCGCGTTCGGGCTCGGGATCGGGCTCGGAGACGCGGTGGTCTCGCTCGGCGCCTCGGGCTCGGTGATGGCCGTGCACCCGGAGGCGCTGGCCGACCAGTCCGGGATGATCACCTCGCTCGCCGACGCCACCGGCATGCACCTGCCGGTCGTCACCACGCTGAACGCCGTACGCACCCTGCGCGGCACCGCCGAACTCCTCGGCCTGCCGGACCTGGAGGCCCTGTCCGAGCTGGCGATGAAGTCCACGCCGGGCGCGCACGGCCTGGTCCTGCTCCCCTATCTGGAGGGCGAGCGCACGCCGAACCTGCCGCACACCGCGGGCACCCTCGCCGGGCTGCGGCGCGAGTCGATGAAGCCGGAGCACCTGGCGCGGGCCGCGTTCGAGGGCATGCTGTGCGGGCTGGCCGACGCGCTGGACGTGCTGCGCGGGCGGGGCGTGGAGGTGCGGCGGATCTTCCTGCTGGGCCCGGCCGCCGAACTGCCCGCCGTGCAGGCCGCGGCGCCCTCGCTGTTCGGGGCGCAGGTCGTCGTGCCGCAGCCCGCGGACTACACGGCGATCGGCGCGGCCCGGCAGGCGGCCTGGGCGCTGGGCGTGTCGCAGGGCACCCTCGATCCGCGCACCCCGCCGGCCTGGCAGGGCGCGGCGGCGCAGGTGCTGGAGCCGGGCGAGGAGCTGGCCGTCGGGCAGGCGGTGCGGCAGCAGTTCACGGCGGTGCGGGAGCAGACCCACCCCGGCGCGTTCCAGTGA
- a CDS encoding ABC transporter ATP-binding protein gives MLIRLLRTYLRPYKKPITLQVLLQFVQTCATLYLPTLNAHIIDNGVVKGDTGYILSFGALMIGISLVQVVCNIGAVYLGARTASALGRDVRGAVFDRVQSFSAREVGHFGAPSLITRTTNDVQQVQMLVLMTFTLMVSAPIMCVGGIVLALGLDVPLSGVLVAVVPVLAVCVTLIVRRLRPLFRTMQTRLDKVNRVLREQITGNRVIRAFVRDEYEQARFGRVNGELTEMQLATGRLLSLMFPMVMTVVNVSSIAVVWFGAHRIDSGGMQIGDLTAFLAYLMQIVMSVMMATFMFMMVPRAEVCAERIQEVLETGSSVLPPLAPVTELRRHGHLEIRAAGFRYPGAEEPVLRSVELVARPGETTAVIGSTGSGKSTLLGLVPRLFDATEGEVLVNGVDVREVEPALLARTVGLVPQKPYLFAGTVATNLRYGNPDATDEELWHALEVAQAKEFVSRLEGGLDAPIAQGGTNVSGGQRQRLAIARTLVQRPEIYLFDDSFSALDYATDAALRAALARETAEATVVIVAQRVATIRDADRIIVLDEGRVVGSGRHQELMAGNETYREIVLSQLTEAEAA, from the coding sequence GTGCTCATACGACTTCTACGGACCTATCTCAGGCCCTACAAGAAACCCATCACCTTGCAGGTGCTGCTCCAGTTCGTGCAGACCTGCGCCACCCTGTACCTGCCCACCCTGAACGCCCACATCATCGACAACGGCGTCGTGAAGGGCGACACGGGCTACATCCTGTCGTTCGGCGCCCTGATGATCGGCATCTCGCTGGTGCAGGTCGTGTGCAACATCGGTGCCGTCTACCTGGGCGCGCGGACCGCCTCGGCACTCGGCCGGGACGTGCGCGGTGCCGTCTTCGACCGGGTGCAGTCCTTCTCCGCCCGCGAGGTGGGCCACTTCGGCGCGCCCTCGCTCATCACCCGTACGACCAACGACGTGCAGCAGGTCCAGATGCTGGTCCTGATGACGTTCACGCTGATGGTGTCGGCGCCCATCATGTGCGTCGGCGGCATCGTGCTGGCCCTCGGCCTGGACGTGCCGCTGTCCGGGGTGCTGGTCGCGGTCGTCCCGGTGCTGGCGGTGTGCGTGACGCTGATCGTGCGCCGGCTGCGGCCGCTGTTCCGCACCATGCAGACCCGTCTCGACAAGGTGAACCGGGTGCTGCGCGAGCAGATCACCGGCAACCGGGTGATCCGCGCCTTCGTCCGCGACGAGTACGAGCAGGCCCGCTTCGGGCGGGTCAACGGCGAGCTGACCGAGATGCAGCTGGCCACCGGACGGCTGCTGTCGCTGATGTTCCCGATGGTGATGACGGTGGTGAACGTGTCGTCCATCGCGGTGGTGTGGTTCGGCGCGCACCGCATCGACAGCGGCGGGATGCAGATCGGCGACCTGACCGCGTTCCTCGCCTATCTGATGCAGATCGTGATGTCCGTGATGATGGCCACCTTCATGTTCATGATGGTGCCGCGCGCGGAGGTGTGCGCCGAGCGCATCCAGGAGGTGCTGGAGACCGGTTCCAGCGTGCTGCCGCCGCTCGCCCCGGTCACCGAGCTGCGCCGGCACGGGCACCTGGAGATCCGCGCGGCCGGCTTCCGCTATCCGGGTGCCGAGGAGCCGGTGCTGCGCTCCGTCGAGCTGGTGGCCCGGCCCGGCGAGACCACGGCCGTGATCGGCTCCACCGGCAGCGGCAAGTCCACCCTGCTCGGGCTGGTCCCCCGGCTGTTCGACGCCACCGAGGGCGAGGTCCTGGTGAACGGCGTGGACGTCCGCGAGGTCGAGCCGGCGCTGCTGGCCCGGACGGTCGGGCTGGTCCCGCAGAAGCCGTACCTGTTCGCGGGCACCGTCGCCACCAACCTGCGCTACGGCAATCCGGACGCCACGGACGAGGAGCTGTGGCACGCGCTGGAGGTGGCGCAGGCCAAGGAGTTCGTGAGCAGGCTGGAGGGCGGTCTGGACGCGCCGATCGCCCAGGGCGGCACCAATGTGTCGGGCGGCCAGCGCCAGCGGCTCGCCATCGCGCGCACCCTCGTGCAGCGCCCCGAGATCTACCTCTTCGACGACTCCTTCTCCGCGCTCGACTACGCCACCGACGCGGCCCTGCGCGCCGCGCTGGCCCGGGAGACCGCGGAGGCGACCGTCGTGATCGTCGCCCAGCGGGTGGCGACCATCCGGGACGCGGACCGGATCATCGTCCTGGACGAGGGCCGGGTGGTCGGCTCCGGCCGGCACCAGGAACTGATGGCGGGCAACGAGACCTACCGGGAGATCGTGCTCTCCCAGCTGACGGAAGCGGAGGCCGCCTGA